The nucleotide window AGGTGAACCGGGCGACGCGGACCGGCGCGGCGTGTTAGCACCGGTGACGGCATGGCTGGAGCAGATCGATCCCGGCACGCATCGCCGGATCAAGGGACTGCGGCTCATCACCGCCTACGGGATCGCCGCCGCGCTCGGGACCTTGCAGGACGTCACGCACGGCTTGCCCGGCGCGACGCTGGTGGGTTCGTTGGCGGGCAACTTCGCGCTGTGGGCCAGTGTCTCGGAAGCGCGCATCTCGCGGCCCGAGTCCAGCCGCGACCTGGCATTCCTGTGTGCCGCCGCCGTGCTCGGCGCGGCCATGTTCATCGGATTCGCGCCGCTCCTGCAGACAATCGGCAAGTCGGGTCCTGAACTGACGCTCGTGACGGGCGCCTTTCTGGTCGGCTACCTCAAGCGCTTCGGCATTCTGGGTGCGGGAATGGGCTCCCAGATATACATCGGCCAATTGCTGGCCTACAACGTTCATCTGACGCCGGTCGATCTGCCGGCAGTCGTGGTGGCGGGACTGATCGCGATGCTCGCGTCGATTGTTCCGCGCCTGCTCAGCGGCCCGGCGGAGCGTCCGGCCACGACGGTGCTTTCACCGGTCAACGTGCCGGATCGCTGGAAACTTTCGGCTGAACTCATCATGGGCCTGCAGGCGGCGAGCGGCGCGCTGGTCGTCGTTGCCTTGAACGAGACGATCGGACTCAAGGAGTCCGCCTGGGCGATCACGGCGAGCACATACGTGGTTGCGGGCTCGGCGAGCGGCACGGCGGAGCGCGTGCGCCGACGGATCATCGGCACCCTGGTCGGTGTTCCGCTGGGTCTGGCCTGTCTGCCGCTTGTCGAGCACGCGCCGCTGCTCGCCTGGGCCGCCGTGGCGGCCGCCATGATCATCTACGCGATGACATTGCCCGATCGCTACGACATCGCTTGCGGGGCGTTCGCCTTCACATTGATCGTGACATTGGCGATCGGCGGCGTGCATTCCATTTCGGTTCTAGGCGCGCGCGCCTGGGAGACGTTGCTTGGCGGGGTGCTCGGACTGCTCGCGGCGAAGTTCATCTTCCCGCTGCGCCTGTGACGCCCGTCGTGAAGAGCGCGGCGTGCAACCTCGCAAGCCTACGATCCCAGCTTTTCCATCAGGAAGTCGACGAAACTCCGCACGCGCGAGGACAGATGCCGCGCATGCGGGTAAAGCAGAACGAACGGCCGCGAACAACCACCGTAGGGAATGAGCAATTCCTTGAGCGTTCCCGCGATGAGGTCTTGCTCGACGATGAACCGATAGGTTTGGAAAATGCCC belongs to Paraburkholderia sp. FT54 and includes:
- a CDS encoding FUSC family protein, whose translation is MKRKVILEDDKEIGADARSRAASDGIRGEPGDADRRGVLAPVTAWLEQIDPGTHRRIKGLRLITAYGIAAALGTLQDVTHGLPGATLVGSLAGNFALWASVSEARISRPESSRDLAFLCAAAVLGAAMFIGFAPLLQTIGKSGPELTLVTGAFLVGYLKRFGILGAGMGSQIYIGQLLAYNVHLTPVDLPAVVVAGLIAMLASIVPRLLSGPAERPATTVLSPVNVPDRWKLSAELIMGLQAASGALVVVALNETIGLKESAWAITASTYVVAGSASGTAERVRRRIIGTLVGVPLGLACLPLVEHAPLLAWAAVAAAMIIYAMTLPDRYDIACGAFAFTLIVTLAIGGVHSISVLGARAWETLLGGVLGLLAAKFIFPLRL